Proteins encoded within one genomic window of Sulfurovum sp. XGS-02:
- a CDS encoding FAD-dependent thymidylate synthase yields the protein METMEMYHIAYDKPKVTLLQQSGLGVAEIAARTCYDSFENSENECVKHAMLDLDTDAINNIDDSDLLSSLAWVHHHHSIIEHATLSYLIQGTSRGVLQEHARHRLQAISVRSTRYTMSSVINAFVASLEAEDGLTFFFETLLALNLFVITDREYLHIEIKAIYDKLHFQYQRDTDFIHTAVAKSSIPFIEENKGHAAALFKALENGKKKRNVGDGFKHIVTDNWKVDMVVTFNIRSLKNYFDLRDSGAAWFQIQWLAEEMKAVTPVKYLKLIDKNYKDK from the coding sequence ATGGAAACAATGGAAATGTATCACATAGCGTATGACAAACCTAAAGTTACACTTTTACAACAATCTGGCCTCGGTGTTGCAGAGATCGCAGCAAGAACATGTTATGACAGTTTTGAAAACTCTGAAAACGAATGTGTGAAGCATGCAATGTTAGATCTGGATACCGATGCCATCAATAACATCGATGATTCAGATCTTCTTTCTAGTCTTGCATGGGTACATCACCATCACTCCATCATAGAACATGCAACTTTGAGTTATTTGATACAAGGCACTTCCAGAGGTGTGCTTCAGGAGCATGCAAGACACAGACTCCAAGCCATTTCTGTAAGAAGTACACGCTACACGATGTCAAGCGTTATCAATGCGTTTGTCGCCTCACTTGAGGCGGAAGACGGTCTTACCTTCTTCTTTGAAACACTTCTTGCCTTAAACCTCTTTGTAATTACAGACAGAGAGTATTTGCACATCGAGATCAAAGCCATCTATGACAAATTACATTTTCAATATCAAAGGGACACTGATTTCATACATACTGCCGTAGCAAAATCTTCTATTCCTTTCATCGAAGAAAACAAAGGCCATGCTGCTGCGCTTTTTAAAGCCTTGGAAAACGGAAAGAAAAAAAGAAATGTGGGAGATGGATTTAAACACATCGTCACAGATAACTGGAAAGTGGATATGGTCGTTACCTTCAATATCAGAAGTCTTAAAAACTATTTTGACCTCAGGGATTCCGGTGCGGCATGGTTCCAGATACAATGGCTGGCAGAGGAAATGAAAGCAGTCACCCCTGTAAAATATCTGAAACTCATAGATAAAAACTATAAAGATAAATAA
- a CDS encoding porin family protein: MKKFNLSLVAFLAMSTLATAGGDIAPVEPVVETPVVAEPTGSLYAGLGYSYMNLDPDNSTEADGDAVLLLAGYNFNQYIGVEGRYTGLTDCLENSAIYLKPMYPMGGITLYGLLGYGQVDYDHGVSLSESGFQWGLGASYEVVENIDVFVDYTNLYDDTGFDGELPNQDVLADSISIGFTYTF; this comes from the coding sequence ATGAAAAAATTTAATCTTTCATTAGTAGCGTTTTTGGCAATGAGTACACTCGCAACGGCGGGTGGGGATATCGCACCGGTTGAACCTGTGGTAGAAACTCCGGTAGTGGCAGAACCTACAGGCTCATTATATGCAGGTTTGGGTTATTCCTATATGAACTTGGATCCTGATAACAGTACGGAGGCAGACGGTGATGCAGTTCTTTTACTGGCAGGATACAACTTTAACCAATATATTGGTGTAGAGGGTAGATATACCGGACTTACAGATTGTCTTGAAAACAGTGCCATCTATCTTAAACCTATGTATCCAATGGGTGGAATTACACTTTACGGATTGCTCGGGTACGGACAGGTAGATTATGACCATGGTGTGAGTTTATCCGAATCCGGTTTTCAATGGGGTCTGGGTGCCAGCTATGAAGTGGTTGAGAATATAGATGTTTTTGTAGATTATACAAACCTCTATGATGACACGGGATTCGATGGCGAATTACCAAACCAAGATGTTCTAGCTGATTCTATCAGTATAGGATTTACCTATACATTCTGA
- a CDS encoding murein L,D-transpeptidase has translation MRFFTLLIFLLFTLNPLYGEILSMESIAAHLQKGVQTRITGQNKPIIQDIYSKTGDKPLWIGNKNRTKTSLLIQALNDPLFNYKNKSFDQRSIKHLFYQLDNGEISQEKQASAYAKLDLVLTSSFVRLVRFIVQGDVDWNLVQEKLNSLEQSDDITARWEMEPKAFPDLDALISAIENGTIYEYLTSLLPMEKRYRNLVKLLHDYRMMDKFPKIKYSNETLKLGDRSSRVEEIKKRLQITGDYPKNAPIDRKFDETLKRAVITYQKRYLIKVTGMVDKTTTYYLNLPAKSNIQAIITNLDKTKLYPKQFEDEYIEVNIPDFNLRYYRDHEMVMKKGIVVGRIDRPTPLFSSTIRYMVLNPTWTITDNLVKRDLIPVLKENPMYLEENNIHAFQGKKEVEVTYEMLAPYEKSEERVPYRFVQFPGDNNALGRVKFMFPNKYDVYLHDTDNKSLLSRRYKIYSSGCMRVEKPFDLMNRLLEHTWKRYSQEKIDEILASNEPTTIYLKRQIPVHILYFTVYEEDGLAYFKNDIYLYDKIIEESVVGNKKPTFTIPQKRMISVKKNAQPLSN, from the coding sequence TTGCGTTTTTTTACACTACTGATATTTTTACTATTTACACTCAATCCTCTTTATGGAGAGATACTTTCCATGGAGAGCATCGCTGCACATCTTCAAAAAGGGGTCCAAACACGTATCACTGGTCAAAATAAACCTATCATTCAAGATATATATAGCAAAACCGGTGATAAGCCTTTATGGATCGGTAATAAAAACAGGACAAAAACAAGCCTTCTGATACAAGCACTCAATGACCCACTTTTTAACTATAAAAATAAATCATTTGATCAAAGATCTATCAAACATCTCTTTTATCAGCTTGACAATGGAGAGATCAGCCAGGAAAAACAGGCCTCTGCCTATGCAAAACTTGACCTTGTACTTACCAGCTCATTCGTGCGTTTAGTACGATTTATCGTTCAGGGTGATGTAGACTGGAACCTCGTACAGGAGAAACTGAACAGCCTTGAACAAAGTGATGATATTACAGCCAGATGGGAAATGGAACCTAAAGCATTTCCGGATCTTGACGCATTGATCTCTGCTATAGAAAACGGTACTATCTATGAGTATCTGACCTCTCTTCTTCCTATGGAGAAACGCTATAGAAATCTTGTAAAACTTCTTCATGATTATCGTATGATGGATAAATTTCCAAAGATAAAATACAGTAATGAAACGTTGAAACTGGGTGATCGTTCCAGTCGTGTTGAAGAGATAAAAAAACGACTTCAGATCACTGGAGATTACCCTAAAAATGCGCCTATTGACCGTAAGTTTGATGAAACGCTTAAAAGAGCTGTCATCACTTACCAAAAACGTTACCTGATCAAAGTAACCGGTATGGTAGACAAAACAACGACCTACTATCTCAACCTACCAGCAAAAAGTAATATACAGGCCATCATCACCAATCTGGATAAAACAAAACTCTATCCAAAACAGTTTGAAGATGAGTATATTGAAGTCAATATCCCTGATTTTAATCTCCGGTATTATAGAGACCATGAGATGGTCATGAAAAAAGGTATCGTAGTAGGACGCATCGACAGACCAACCCCACTTTTCTCCAGTACGATACGCTATATGGTACTCAATCCGACCTGGACCATTACCGATAACCTGGTAAAACGCGATCTGATACCTGTACTCAAAGAAAACCCTATGTATTTGGAAGAGAACAATATTCATGCATTTCAAGGCAAAAAAGAGGTAGAGGTCACTTACGAGATGCTCGCCCCTTATGAAAAAAGCGAAGAGCGTGTACCTTACCGCTTTGTACAGTTCCCGGGAGATAATAATGCCTTAGGAAGGGTGAAGTTCATGTTCCCTAACAAATATGATGTATATCTGCATGATACGGATAATAAATCACTGCTCTCACGACGATATAAGATCTATAGTTCCGGCTGTATGCGTGTAGAAAAACCTTTTGATCTTATGAATAGGCTGCTTGAACATACATGGAAACGTTATTCACAAGAGAAAATAGATGAGATACTTGCAAGCAATGAGCCTACAACTATCTATCTAAAAAGGCAAATCCCTGTACATATCCTCTACTTTACTGTTTATGAAGAGGATGGTTTGGCGTATTTTAAAAATGATATCTATCTCTATGATAAGATCATTGAAGAGTCTGTGGTAGGAAATAAAAAGCCCACATTTACCATACCCCAAAAACGTATGATCTCTGTAAAGAAAAACGCACAACCGCTTTCTAACTAG